In the Leishmania mexicana MHOM/GT/2001/U1103 complete genome, chromosome 34 genome, AGGCGGTAGGGGGCGAATAGCCCACATGTCGGCAAAAAGAAGAGAACTGTGATGCTCCGACGCCGGCTTGTACTGAAGACCATCGCCCACAGGAGAAAAGGATATGAGCACTTTCTTTACAGTGTAGGTGCGTGTCACGCGAAGAAGAGGCACGCCCTTCTCCTTCAGCTCATCCGCAAGCTCGGAGCACTTGCGCCCCACAGAGGAGTCCCATGAGCTTTCTCCAGTCAAAGAAAGGGTCATGATGACGCTCTCGCGCTCACCGTACGTCTCATTCAATGGGATGGAGAAAAAGACCCACTCAGCTGAGATAGTGCGCTCTCTTTTGTCGTAGTtgttctctgtgtgtgggggaggggggaagaggggacgGTGTGCACAATAGAGAGGTGCGGCAGGTATGGGAGGAAGACGCACAGAAAGGCAAGAAGGGCGAAGCATTGGAACGTCCAGAAGTGAAACAGTTGTGGGGTGTTGCGGCGCATACCGGCTGTCGAGGCTAGAGCCGGCGTGTGAGGAAGGCGGATGCAGTGCTCCAGCTAGCATTATGGCAAAACAACGCGGCTTTGTAAAGTACCTTGTGGGTGCCGCGCGTGGGGTCTTCTTTTGCATTCTGATCTTGCGTCGTTGTCATGCCTGTGTACCACCTTGTGCGGCGTCAGTCTCAATGGGTGCTAAGGAATTGTTGACGGAGATGGCAGCTGACCGAGCAGGAGTTGCCTGAGTAATCCCACTCGCCTGATTGCGTGCTAGCGCACTTGAGGGGATCCAGACAGCCTCACTCCAGcacgtgagtgtgtgtgcggtgctcTCGCATCCACAGCGTCATGTAATGCTGCTGTACAGAAGTTGCCTCTTTCGCGAAGTTCCGAGGGGTAATATGACTCACACAACAACATAGCTCTTTACGCCCTGAGGCTGTCAGGCGCCAAATTACATCCTATGCCTCACTACAGTTGTCTCTGTATTCTCCCGTAATCGaaacaaacacgcacacagagcgCTCAAAGGAACGCACCGTTCAGGTTGTGCTTGCTGCTACAACGGGCTGCACCCCTAAGGGAGCTTCGCAAAGAGGCACAACACTTTCTTTCCTCGACCTTGACTACTCTCCCACTTTCTCTATCTCCGTTCTAGGCCGAGAAAACGTCACAAAAGAGTGAATACAAAAGTCTATGCCGATTCTCTCCAATGGAATTgaggaaagggaaaaaaacGAGGGCACTACGGTGCGCGAGGAAACGTGGGCCTCACATGTGCAGTGGCGTAGTCgcatgtatgcgtgtgttgAGTATAAGTCGCTGCCAGGCACGTCGCTCATCAATGACGAAGAACGAAGAAAAGAGGGAAAAAGGAGGGCGAAGACGCAAAAGCCAAGACAGCGTCGCGCTTGAGAACAACATCGACCGAAAGCGCGAGTGCGATGTGTGTACTCCGCTTTGGAAGCTGAGTAAGTGGCAGGGAGGGCACGATAGGATatgcgagggagagggagagcgcggCCCCGGGAACTCAGAAGTGCACCACGGACTTGATAGCGTCCAACAGTTTCAGCTCGTTCGGTAGGTAGAGGCGCTCGTGCAAAGGAAAAGGCGTGTCCaagccgcacacgcgcatcggCGGGGCCTCGAGTGAGAGGAAGCAGTCCTCTGTTACGCTGGACACCAACTCGGCACCGTACCCGCTCGTCTTTGGCGCCTCATGCGTGACAATCACCTTACCCGTCTTCTTCACCGAGTCCGCCACCAGCTGACGGTCCCACGGCAACAAGCTGCGAAGGTCAATGAGTTCTACGGAGATGCCCTCCTTGCGCGCCATCTCTGCCGCCTTGGCCGCCACGTACACTTGAGAACCGTAGGTAACCATGGTCACGTCACGCCCCTCTACTAGAACTCGGCCCTTGCCCAGCGGCAGTGTGTAGTAGTCCGGGTTCACCTCCTCTACTGCACTGCGGTAGAGAATCTTGGGCTCAAAGAAGATGCAGGGGTCATTCTCCTCGACACATTTCAGCAGCAGACCCTTTGCCTCCGACGGGGATGACGGCATGACGATCTTCAATCCAGGGCAGTGAGTAAAGTAGCTCTCAACACTCTGTGAGTGATAAATGCCACCATGGCCTACCGCAGAGCACGGGGCGCGAATCAGCATGCCACAGTGAAAGCTGCCGCCCGTTCGAAAGCGGTACTTGGCAGCTTCGTTTACAATCTGGTCAAAGGCTGGAAAGATGTAGTCGGCGAACTGTACCTCGGCGATGGGGTGCCAGCCGACGGCAGCCATGCCTACCGCAAAGCCGACAATGCCCTGCTCCGTTAGCGGCGAGTCGAATACCCTCTGCGGACCATGCTTCTTGCGCAGATCAAGCGTGCAACGAAAAACGCCCCCGAACGCGACGTCTTCGCCGAGAAGTACCGTCCTCTCTTTGGACAGTGCGTGATCAAGACCCGAGTTGACCGCCTGGAACAAGTTCATCTTGACGCCGTTGCGCgtcgcctcttcctcgccggGGACGGGTGCGAATACGAACTCGCTCGGTTGAACGCTGCCATGCCTCCTGGCCGCCGCAGAGCTCGCTGCGACGACCGAAGTGCCAGAGGCAGCAAAGAGGCGACGCATCTGGCAGAACGGAACAACAAGAGAGCAGGAACAAACGATCCTCAGTTGACAGAAAAGCTGAAATAGAAAAGAGCAGGACTACGCGATGGCTGCCAAGCGGAGAATTCGAGCTCCGGGGAGGCGTGTCGAGTCGCGACGGTCAGTGGTAAAGCGCAAAACGCAACTATACCGCGTAGTGACAGAAAAGCGTCAACAGGGCCTCGTGGTGTGCTAATGTACGTTTGGTATGGGCGAGGATCGAGAAGGGAGGCTACGAGTGTACAACTCAACAAGAAGAGACGTAGAGACTATAAGTCTTTGAAAGCGGAGGGAGTAAGGAACGGAAACAGTCGCAAGTGTGGCGACGTGGATATCGAAGTgagtatgcgtgtgtgtgtgtgtgtgtgtgtgtgcgtcgacCCTGGTTGGTCACTCGTTCAAGAAGCAGGCTCGTTTCTCTGCGTGGCAGCCGACAAGGCAAAGGCGAtagagggaagaggaagaaagaACGCGAAGAGGATCTCCGCAGTGAGAGCAGAATCAGTGAAGTCGGACGGCACTGATGAACAAGCGTTTCTCGACCGCGGGCGGCACATGATTGTAGCAGACTTTCCAGGGtaagagagggagcggagcGCAACAGTCTCACGTGACCCCATGCCGCCTCGACTACCACGTTACCAGTcgcgcgaaaaaaaaaaactgtGCTTCGTTCGCGGACTACCAAACTACAGCTGCACACCCATTGAGTGATGGGCAGCAGGCATTGCGCTGTTTCTTACGAGAGGCCCATGACACGTGCTCTGGCGGTCCGCGCTTACTACGCATGAGTGATTGTCACAAATCTAGACGCTGACACGTCAAACAAAAGAGAGATGAGAGACAGCGATGCGAGAAGCTTGGCTGctgctcaccaccaccctctccaCAAGACTAAAGAAAGGAGAGTGTGAGTAGAAGACTTACCAGCAGGTGTGCAGAGGGAAGCGCGATCGCGCGTCTATTGGTACAGAGAAAAATTAAGCTGCCGCACGATAGAGTGAACCGACTCCACAGTGCACGTGTGATAGCGGATACCTACGCTACCCGACACGCTGTGCTCCCGCAGAGGGGAGGCATCCCGCAGAGACACAGTTCCATCGTCATCCTCATTGGTCTCAGTATTGCGCACATTTTCCTGCTCTGACGGTGGTGACTCGGTGCGCGTCGCCCAGTGAGCCAGATATCTAGGGATGTTTGAAGGACGCGgtgtggggggggacggCGAGCGCACAGAGGCGCTGCGTGAGGCGTCTACTGGTGTGCGGTTGTGGGGTGCCGCACATGTGTGCATCGGTGGTGTGCCGGCGATCACGCTCAAGCTTGAGTCGGACGCGCAGGCCAGCTCCTCAAGCATGGTGCGCGGCCCTTCGGCGGATGCATTGAGTTGAGGAAAGACAGAGCGACGCGCCACAGAGGCGCTCTTTGTGTGAGAGCTGACTACAGCAGCCTTTTCCGGAGCCTCGTCGAGGGCACCTTCCTTCAGTGACCGGTGAGTAGAGGAGGGACGGGCCGTTGAGGAAGACGCACCCCGCACGTGTGACGCGCGTAACCGTTTCTCCGCGGCAGAAATTGCGATGGAGGCTGCGTACGCAACGGGGTCGAACACCTCCGCCGCTTTCGGACAGCTGCGGGCCGCCCGCGTTTGCTTCTTCTGATGCAGcatcgctgcagcacccCGCACACGCCGACGCTCACACCGTGCAACCCTCACGTgtgccggaggaggaggagacaccAATGTCGTACAGTGCAGACACCCATTCAGCGAAATAAACGTAAAAAAGGAGGAAGCGAACAACAGTAGAGAGACATTAGCGTGACGGTCCCGCTATACCGGCAGTACATGGAGTAGACTAAAGCATGCTGCGCCGATCAAGCTGCACCACAGTGTCACATTGTGAGCCAGGTctgaggagagagcgagggagacaTAATGATTCAGCGGCCTACGGTGGAGAATGCACAACGcatgcaaaaaaaaaaacacaatGAACACACCACAAAGAGGTCCTCTCCCGATTAGTGTCCCCTTTGTATGCCATACAGACTGATGTCTCCTTTTGAGAGCATGcatcttctcttttctttttgcaCCATAACGAAACGGAAAGATGGCACATACGCGTGCCCTTGGCCGGAGGCCGGCTGTTTGGTCTTGTGTAGTGATGTAGAATACACGGAGAGCACGGGcggtacacacgcacacatcgaCAGAAGGGGATCGATCTGCCCTGCATGGCAAAGAAGACGCAAACAGGtcaaaaggaaaagggggcAAAGAGAAAAAAGTCGTGAGCAGGATGAGAAggtggaggaagggaggaagtCGCTTTACATGCACCGTCCAGAGTCACAGCCGGAAGAAGTGGAACAGACTCTTTCTCACCCATACCTCTTGCGCTATTATACATGCAACACATTTACCAATAAGAAAGTCGCTTTGTCGACTCTCTGCTACGCGAGATGCTGAGCCTCTTTGAGTACCCTCAGCTGCTCGCCTTCTGCGCATCGCACCAGGCCTGCCTCGTACTGCGACCATCGCTTGCGTTCCATTGAGACACCGTCTTGGGCGCACAGCAAGACTTCGTTTCTGCGCTGTCGCTCCGTCTCGTGTGCGGCGCGGTGGGCATCACGCTTGGCTTGGAGTCGGGTTTCCAGTTTTTCGTGGAACTGCGCCATTCGCGCCGTCTCCACTTGAatccgctccgcctccactgccgccctGTGGGccatgcgctgcgccaggtTTGCCTGACGGATTCGTCGCTTCTTCTCGCGCTCACGAATGCACTCGCGCTCAAGACGTTCATGTTTCTCctgtgtgcggctgcgtaCCTCAGCCACCCGTTGCCGCCGTGACTCCTCAGCGGTCGCAACCTCTTCGCAGAGGCGCTCCAGCGCGTCACGGAGCTCGGCCTGCGACATGCGGCCTAAGGCGGCGTCGACCTCTCCATCCGCCCAGGCCCGGCGCCTCTCAGTTCCCATCGCGGCGTGCTTCTCCCGCAGCCGTTCGCGCAGCAAATGAATCTCCTGAATCAACAAGACCTGGTGCGTTCGTCggtgctcctccgcctcctgcgcagcagcgcgtagCTGCTCCGACTCATCCTTCACCTGAGCCGCCAGGGCGCATTTCTCTGCCGCAACCTTCtcgaccgcagcagcgcagttGCGAGAGAGATTGCTGCGCAGTTGCTGAACATGCTCCTCATGCTCGCGGAGCGCGTGCTCCTGCTCCCGCCTATTGGCCTGCATCTCCGCATGGTACTGCACCCTCATCCTCTGAATCTGTCGCCGGCGCGCCTGCATCGTTTGCTCACGCTGGGCTCGTGCTCGGTCTGAAGCCTCAATGGCGCAAAGGTGGCGCCGCAGTACCTCCATctgacgccgccgctcctcctcttctaGTTGAGCCTGCCGCCACAGGTCAAACTCCGTCGAATCGtgcaccgtcacctccaGCTCACGCAGCGCCCTTTCCGCGTTGTCCCGCTGACGTTcttgcgcgcgcctctctcgccagagcgccgccacggtggTGGGCACCGACTTCGATGTGGAGAGCATGGTGCGCAGCTGTGCAGGTGGCAGACGCGCTCCCCCTTGTGCTGTGTTTTGATCCGCACTGGTCGAGCACTCCGCCGCTTTTTCAGAGTGGGCGGCAGAGACAGCCGCCTCGCGCTGATGAAAGGAGAATCCGAC is a window encoding:
- a CDS encoding putative 2-oxoisovalerate dehydrogenase beta subunit,mitochondrial precursor; this translates as MRRLFAASGTSVVAASSAAARRHGSVQPSEFVFAPVPGEEEATRNGVKMNLFQAVNSGLDHALSKERTVLLGEDVAFGGVFRCTLDLRKKHGPQRVFDSPLTEQGIVGFAVGMAAVGWHPIAEVQFADYIFPAFDQIVNEAAKYRFRTGGSFHCGMLIRAPCSAVGHGGIYHSQSVESYFTHCPGLKIVMPSSPSEAKGLLLKCVEENDPCIFFEPKILYRSAVEEVNPDYYTLPLGKGRVLVEGRDVTMVTYGSQVYVAAKAAEMARKEGISVELIDLRSLLPWDRQLVADSVKKTGKVIVTHEAPKTSGYGAELVSSVTEDCFLSLEAPPMRVCGLDTPFPLHERLYLPNELKLLDAIKSVVHF